A part of Geitlerinema sp. PCC 9228 genomic DNA contains:
- a CDS encoding Rid family detoxifying hydrolase has product MVPEGIRTDKAPAPVGPYNQATIATGRLLFVSGQIPLDPQTNEIVYPQDAAKQAEQVMANMEAILQAAGANWQQVVKINIYLADMNDFARVNQAYGRYFDAENAPARACIQVAGLPKNSLVEMECIAALDP; this is encoded by the coding sequence ATGGTACCTGAAGGAATTCGCACCGATAAAGCCCCGGCACCAGTGGGTCCGTACAACCAAGCCACTATTGCCACCGGTCGTCTGCTATTTGTTTCCGGACAAATTCCTTTGGACCCGCAAACCAACGAAATTGTCTATCCCCAGGATGCGGCCAAACAAGCCGAACAGGTGATGGCGAATATGGAAGCGATTTTACAGGCAGCTGGGGCGAACTGGCAGCAGGTGGTGAAAATCAATATTTATCTGGCGGATATGAACGATTTTGCCCGGGTCAATCAAGCCTACGGGCGGTACTTCGACGCAGAAAATGCGCCGGCACGCGCTTGCATACAGGTGGCGGGGCTGCCCAAAAATAGTTTGGTGGAAATGGAATGTATTGCAGCCTTAGACCCATAA
- a CDS encoding RodZ domain-containing protein: MNAWHSEQLEKLREIGRQLQQCRQQQSLSLQTIAAKTYIRHCILEAIENADPRALPEPVYTQGILRRYGDALGLDGAQLAQQLPVDRLQVASQMSFQTITERSTTNGGLWATLQGLPQQVVSLFDFSASPPPAEETNANQQETTAAASPATPKRDRFRLGMPVKVAAAAVGLVAVGGLAVFLWRPSLSRFRSETTIEAEPSPTPAVETPQQAGVAGNQPSPPAASPPKQQPATVPVIVEAQERCWVRVQADGKLVFEGTLQPGDRQRWTAQEEITILAGNAGGLSVRKGSSGTPRSLGETANPKEVTIDTTTSQWQQEF, translated from the coding sequence GTGAATGCATGGCACAGCGAACAATTGGAGAAGCTTCGAGAAATTGGACGGCAATTGCAGCAATGTCGGCAGCAGCAATCTCTGAGTTTGCAAACCATTGCTGCGAAAACCTACATTCGTCACTGTATTCTGGAAGCCATTGAAAACGCCGATCCAAGGGCGTTGCCGGAACCGGTATATACTCAGGGAATTCTCCGTCGCTACGGCGATGCTTTGGGGTTGGATGGGGCACAGCTGGCACAGCAATTGCCGGTGGATCGCTTGCAGGTAGCTAGCCAAATGTCTTTCCAGACGATTACTGAGCGTTCTACTACCAACGGCGGTTTGTGGGCGACGCTGCAGGGGTTGCCCCAACAAGTGGTTTCGCTGTTTGATTTTTCCGCTAGTCCCCCACCGGCGGAGGAAACCAACGCCAACCAGCAGGAAACCACCGCAGCAGCATCCCCTGCCACCCCAAAGCGCGATCGCTTTCGCTTGGGTATGCCGGTGAAAGTAGCTGCTGCTGCGGTGGGTCTGGTAGCTGTGGGGGGATTGGCGGTTTTTCTGTGGCGTCCATCCCTATCCAGGTTTCGCAGCGAAACCACCATCGAGGCAGAACCTTCTCCAACGCCAGCAGTTGAAACGCCGCAACAGGCGGGGGTGGCAGGCAACCAACCCTCACCGCCGGCAGCGAGCCCACCGAAGCAGCAACCAGCTACAGTGCCGGTGATTGTGGAAGCCCAGGAACGGTGTTGGGTACGGGTGCAAGCGGATGGGAAACTGGTGTTTGAGGGGACATTGCAACCGGGCGATCGCCAGCGTTGGACGGCTCAGGAGGAAATTACTATTTTAGCAGGGAATGCCGGCGGTTTGAGCGTTCGCAAAGGGAGTTCGGGAACGCCTCGGTCCTTGGGAGAAACGGCCAATCCCAAAGAGGTGACCATCGATACCACCACTTCCCAATGGCAGCAGGAATTTTAA
- a CDS encoding PP2C family protein-serine/threonine phosphatase has protein sequence MPSATERITPVIALKELVARLQREQHKVHDLLSSLGFALRSFNNLNQFLELIPLVASRVTDADGGALILYKPDGQVKLHQLHCHRDRNCQDVRSALEKVVHQISVGDATTQLSALSESLDTQVQSDLGEDVQLFGTPILVKRVERGRLYVFSRQEDYTWTETRQKLIRLVADQTAVAIDNDELAVKLRKKERLDRELEIGGEIQQQLLPRQFPTIAGVKLAARCKTADQVGGDYYDFIPVAPDPKDTNYPGGHPEGKWAIAIGDVMGKGVPAGLIMTMTRGMLRGEVFNGYSPSKILQHLNWAMYADLENSHRFVTLFYAEYDPKSRLLSYSNAAHNPPLLWQAREKTVQRLDTSGMLIGLAPDSQYGVDRVQLQPGDMLLYYTDGFTDAASATGDRFDEENLIEAFQTACQRDYAAQATIDHIFDCVEEFVAGGGSSQDDMTLVVMQVEPPTA, from the coding sequence ATGCCTAGCGCTACCGAGAGAATCACGCCGGTTATTGCCCTCAAGGAACTGGTCGCGCGCCTGCAACGGGAACAGCATAAAGTTCACGACTTGCTCAGTTCGCTGGGGTTTGCCCTGCGCAGCTTTAACAACCTCAATCAATTTTTAGAATTAATTCCTTTGGTGGCCAGTCGCGTCACCGATGCGGATGGTGGTGCCCTCATTCTGTACAAACCCGACGGTCAGGTGAAGCTACACCAACTCCACTGCCACCGCGATCGCAACTGTCAGGACGTACGTTCGGCGTTGGAAAAGGTGGTCCACCAAATTTCAGTGGGGGATGCCACCACACAGCTATCGGCCCTTTCGGAAAGCCTGGATACCCAAGTCCAATCGGACCTGGGGGAAGACGTACAGCTTTTTGGCACGCCAATTTTGGTCAAACGGGTAGAACGGGGGAGATTGTATGTATTTAGCCGCCAAGAAGACTACACCTGGACGGAAACCCGACAAAAATTAATTCGCCTGGTGGCCGACCAAACCGCTGTTGCCATCGATAATGACGAACTGGCGGTCAAACTACGCAAAAAAGAACGTTTGGACCGGGAACTGGAAATTGGCGGCGAAATCCAACAGCAGCTACTGCCGCGCCAGTTTCCTACCATTGCCGGGGTCAAACTCGCCGCCCGCTGCAAAACCGCCGACCAAGTGGGGGGCGATTATTACGATTTTATTCCCGTAGCCCCCGACCCGAAAGATACCAACTATCCAGGAGGACATCCGGAAGGCAAATGGGCGATCGCAATTGGCGATGTGATGGGAAAAGGCGTTCCCGCTGGCTTGATTATGACCATGACCCGGGGCATGTTACGCGGGGAAGTCTTTAACGGCTACTCCCCTAGCAAAATTTTGCAGCACCTGAACTGGGCGATGTATGCCGATTTGGAAAACTCCCATCGCTTTGTAACCCTATTTTACGCGGAATACGACCCCAAAAGCCGCCTGCTTTCCTACAGCAATGCTGCCCACAATCCCCCTTTGCTGTGGCAAGCCCGCGAAAAAACTGTCCAGCGTCTGGACACTTCCGGCATGCTCATCGGTTTGGCCCCCGACAGCCAATACGGCGTCGATCGCGTTCAACTACAACCGGGGGATATGCTCCTATACTATACCGATGGCTTTACCGACGCTGCCAGCGCCACCGGCGATCGCTTTGACGAAGAAAATTTAATAGAAGCCTTTCAAACGGCCTGCCAGCGTGATTATGCCGCCCAAGCTACCATCGACCACATTTTTGATTGCGTAGAAGAATTTGTGGCAGGTGGCGGGTCCAGTCAAGACGATATGACCCTGGTGGTGATGCAGGTAGAACCACCTACTGCTTAA